In the Streptomyces sp. NBC_00525 genome, one interval contains:
- the cseB gene encoding two-component system response regulator CseB: protein MAETHVLFVEDDDVIREATQLALERVGFAVTAVPDGLTGLEAFRADRPDIALLDVMVPGLDGVSLCRRIRDESTVPVIMLSARADSIDVVLGLEAGADDYVTKPFDGAVLVARIRAVLRRFGHASGDASGSGRPEPAPEGGVLVFGDLEVDTEGMEVRRGGTHVALTPTEMRLLLEFSSAPGTVLSRDKLLERVWDYGWGGDTRVVDVHVQRLRTKIGQDRIETVRGFGYKLRA, encoded by the coding sequence ATGGCCGAGACCCATGTGCTGTTCGTCGAGGACGACGACGTGATCCGCGAGGCCACCCAGCTCGCCCTGGAACGGGTCGGCTTCGCCGTCACCGCGGTGCCGGACGGGCTGACCGGGCTGGAGGCGTTCCGGGCCGACCGGCCCGACATCGCCCTGCTCGACGTGATGGTCCCCGGCCTGGACGGGGTGAGCCTGTGCCGCCGCATCCGGGACGAGTCGACGGTTCCCGTGATCATGCTGTCGGCGCGGGCCGACTCCATCGACGTGGTCCTCGGCCTGGAGGCCGGCGCCGACGACTACGTCACCAAGCCGTTCGACGGGGCCGTCCTGGTGGCCCGGATCAGGGCCGTGCTGCGCCGCTTCGGCCATGCCTCGGGCGACGCGTCCGGCTCCGGCCGGCCGGAGCCCGCGCCGGAGGGCGGGGTGCTGGTCTTCGGGGACCTGGAGGTCGACACCGAGGGCATGGAGGTGCGCAGGGGCGGTACGCATGTGGCGCTGACCCCCACCGAGATGCGGCTGCTCCTCGAATTCTCCTCGGCGCCCGGCACCGTGCTCTCCCGCGACAAGCTCCTCGAGCGGGTGTGGGACTACGGCTGGGGCGGGGACACCCGGGTGGTGGACGTCCATGTGCAGCGGCTGCGCACGAAGATCGGCCAGGACCGCATCGAGACGGTCCGCGGTTTCGGCTACAAGCTCCGCGCATGA
- a CDS encoding A/G-specific adenine glycosylase: protein MTATTATQTTPASLHAPVIGWFDQHARDLPWRRPEAGAWGVMVSEFMLQQTPVNRVLPVYEQWLARWPRPADLAAEPPGEAVRAWGRLGYPRRALRLHGAAQAITERHGGDVPSEHAQLLALPGIGEYTAAAVASFAYRQRHAVLDTNVRRVFARAATGIQYPPNATTAAERRLARQLLPEEDERAARWAAATMELGALVCTAKNEDCSRCPIADRCAWRLAGKPAHQGPPRRGQTYAGTDRQVRGRLLAVLRDSVGPVPQAALDAVWEEPVQRARALDGLVADGLVEPLAGGRYRLPLT from the coding sequence ATGACTGCCACGACTGCGACCCAGACGACCCCCGCCTCCCTCCACGCCCCCGTCATCGGGTGGTTCGACCAGCACGCCCGCGATCTTCCCTGGCGCCGCCCCGAGGCGGGCGCCTGGGGTGTGATGGTGAGCGAGTTCATGCTGCAGCAGACCCCCGTCAACCGCGTCCTGCCCGTGTACGAGCAGTGGCTGGCCCGCTGGCCGCGCCCCGCCGACCTGGCCGCCGAACCGCCCGGCGAGGCGGTCCGCGCCTGGGGCCGGCTCGGCTACCCGCGCCGCGCCCTGCGGCTGCACGGGGCCGCCCAGGCGATAACGGAACGGCACGGCGGCGACGTACCCAGCGAGCACGCCCAGCTGCTCGCCCTGCCCGGCATCGGCGAGTACACGGCGGCGGCCGTGGCCTCGTTCGCGTACCGGCAGCGCCACGCCGTCCTCGACACCAACGTCCGCCGTGTCTTCGCGCGGGCCGCCACCGGCATCCAGTACCCGCCGAACGCGACCACCGCCGCCGAGCGCAGGCTCGCCCGCCAGCTGCTGCCCGAGGAGGACGAGCGGGCGGCGCGGTGGGCGGCGGCCACGATGGAGCTGGGCGCCCTCGTCTGCACCGCGAAGAACGAGGACTGCTCGCGCTGCCCGATCGCCGACCGGTGCGCCTGGCGGCTCGCCGGGAAGCCCGCGCACCAGGGGCCGCCGCGCCGGGGCCAGACGTACGCCGGCACGGACCGCCAGGTGCGCGGCCGGCTCCTCGCCGTCCTGCGGGACTCGGTCGGCCCGGTCCCCCAGGCCGCGCTCGACGCGGTGTGGGAGGAGCCGGTGCAGCGCGCCCGCGCCCTGGACGGGCTGGTCGCCGACGGGCTCGTCGAGCCGCTGGCCGGAGGCCGCTACCGGCTTCCGCTGACCTGA
- the disA gene encoding DNA integrity scanning diadenylate cyclase DisA, translating to MAASDRAASPGKSGQTTGNEALMRASLSAVAPGMALRDGLERILRGNTGGLIVLGMDKTVESMCTGGFVLDVEFTATRLRELAKLDGALILDKDMTKILRAGVQLVPDASIPTEETGTRHRTADRVSKQCNFPVVSVSQSMRLIALYVNGERRVLEESAAILSRANQALATLERYKLRLDEVAGTLSALEIEDLVTVRDVTAVAQRLEMVRRIATEIAEYVVELGTDGRLLSLQLDELIAGVEPERELVVRDYVPEPTAKRSRTVAEALTELDSLSHTELLELAVVARALGYSGSPETLDSAVSPRGFRLLAKVPRLPGAIIDRLVEHFGGLQKLLAASVDDLQTVDGVGEARARSVREGLSRLAESSILERYV from the coding sequence GTGGCAGCCAGCGACCGGGCAGCATCGCCCGGAAAGTCCGGCCAAACCACGGGCAACGAAGCGCTGATGCGCGCCTCGTTGAGCGCCGTCGCGCCCGGAATGGCCCTGCGGGACGGCCTGGAGCGCATTCTCCGCGGCAACACCGGCGGGCTGATCGTGCTCGGCATGGACAAGACCGTCGAGTCGATGTGCACGGGCGGTTTCGTGCTGGACGTGGAGTTCACCGCGACCCGGCTGCGCGAGCTGGCCAAGCTGGACGGGGCGCTGATCCTCGACAAGGACATGACGAAGATCCTGCGGGCCGGTGTGCAGCTGGTCCCGGACGCGTCGATCCCCACCGAGGAGACCGGCACCCGGCACCGCACGGCGGACCGGGTCTCCAAGCAGTGCAACTTCCCGGTGGTCTCGGTCTCCCAGTCGATGCGTCTGATCGCGCTGTACGTGAACGGGGAGCGCCGGGTCCTGGAGGAGTCGGCGGCGATCCTGTCCCGCGCCAACCAGGCCCTGGCCACGCTGGAGCGGTACAAGCTGCGGCTCGACGAGGTCGCCGGGACGCTCTCCGCGCTGGAGATCGAGGACCTGGTGACCGTCCGGGACGTGACGGCGGTCGCCCAGCGCCTGGAGATGGTCCGGCGGATCGCGACGGAGATCGCGGAGTACGTGGTGGAGCTGGGCACCGACGGCCGGCTCCTTTCGCTCCAGCTGGACGAGCTGATCGCCGGCGTGGAGCCGGAGCGCGAGCTGGTCGTGCGCGACTACGTGCCGGAGCCGACCGCGAAGCGTTCGCGCACGGTGGCGGAGGCGCTGACCGAGCTGGACTCGCTGAGCCACACGGAGCTGCTCGAACTCGCGGTCGTGGCGCGGGCGCTGGGCTACAGCGGCTCGCCGGAGACGCTGGACTCGGCGGTCTCGCCGCGCGGGTTCCGGCTGCTGGCGAAGGTGCCCCGGCTGCCCGGCGCGATCATCGACCGGCTCGTGGAGCACTTCGGCGGTCTGCAGAAGCTGCTCGCGGCGAGCGTGGACGACCTCCAGACGGTGGACGGGGTCGGCGAGGCGCGGGCGCGCAGTGTGCGCGAGGGCCTGTCCCGGCTGGCGGAGTCGTCGATCCTCGAACGGTACGTGTAG
- a CDS encoding SigE family RNA polymerase sigma factor, whose amino-acid sequence MAQGEVLGFEEYVRTRQEALLRSARRLVPDPVDAQDLLQTALARTYGRWDRIEDKSLADAYLRRVMINTRTEWWRARKLDEVPTEQLPDASIEDGTEQRADRALLMDILGVLAPKQRSVVVLRHWEQMSTEETAAALGMSAGTVKSTLHRALARLRQELENREAASRETRLAEERGRERCAA is encoded by the coding sequence ATGGCGCAGGGCGAGGTGCTCGGCTTCGAGGAGTACGTACGGACCCGGCAGGAGGCGCTGCTGCGCAGTGCGCGCCGGCTCGTCCCGGACCCGGTGGACGCCCAGGACCTCCTCCAGACCGCGCTGGCCCGCACCTACGGCCGCTGGGACCGGATCGAGGACAAGTCGCTGGCCGACGCCTACCTGCGCCGCGTCATGATCAACACGCGCACCGAGTGGTGGCGGGCCCGCAAGCTCGACGAGGTCCCCACCGAGCAGCTCCCCGACGCGAGCATCGAGGACGGCACCGAGCAGCGCGCCGACCGTGCCCTGCTGATGGACATCCTCGGCGTGCTGGCGCCCAAGCAGCGCAGTGTCGTCGTGCTGCGACACTGGGAGCAGATGAGCACGGAGGAGACGGCGGCGGCGCTCGGCATGTCCGCCGGTACGGTGAAGAGCACGCTGCACCGTGCTCTGGCGCGGCTGCGCCAGGAACTGGAGAACAGGGAAGCGGCGAGCCGGGAGACCCGGCTCGCCGAGGAGCGGGGGCGGGAGCGGTGCGCGGCCTGA
- the radA gene encoding DNA repair protein RadA has product MAARTKSAKDRPSYRCTECGWTTAKWLGRCPECHAWGTVEEFGGAPAVRTTAAGRVSSAALPIGQVDSRQATARPTGVGELDRVLGGGLVPGAVVLLAGEPGVGKSTLLLDVAAKAASDEHRTLYVTGEESASQVRMRADRIRAISDHLYLAAETDLSAVLAHLDAVKPSLLILDSVQTVASPEIEGAPGGMAQVREVAGALIRASKERGMSTLLVGHVTKEGAIAGPRLLEHLVDVVLSFEGDRHARLRLVRGVKNRYGATDEVGCFELHDEGITGLADPSGLFLTRRDEPVPGTCLTVTLEGKRPLVAEVQALTVDSQIPSPRRTTSGLETSRVSMMLAVLEQRGRISSLGKRDIYSATVGGVKLSEPAADLAIALALASAASDTPLPKNLVAIGEVGLAGEVRRVTGVQRRLAEAHRLGFTHALVPTDPGKVPAGMRVTEVADMGDALRALPRRSRAQAPQEDGVRR; this is encoded by the coding sequence ATGGCTGCCCGTACGAAATCCGCGAAGGACCGGCCGTCCTACCGTTGCACCGAATGCGGCTGGACCACCGCGAAGTGGCTCGGCCGCTGCCCCGAGTGCCATGCCTGGGGGACGGTCGAGGAGTTCGGCGGTGCCCCCGCCGTGCGGACGACGGCGGCGGGCCGGGTCTCCTCCGCCGCGCTGCCCATCGGCCAGGTGGACAGCCGGCAGGCCACCGCCCGGCCGACCGGCGTGGGCGAGCTGGACCGGGTGCTCGGCGGCGGTCTGGTGCCGGGTGCCGTGGTGCTGCTCGCGGGCGAGCCGGGCGTCGGGAAGTCCACGCTGCTGCTGGACGTGGCGGCGAAGGCGGCGAGCGACGAGCACCGGACGCTGTACGTGACCGGTGAGGAGTCGGCCTCGCAGGTCCGGATGCGGGCCGACCGCATCCGGGCGATCAGCGACCATCTCTATCTCGCGGCGGAGACGGATCTGTCGGCGGTGCTCGCCCATCTCGACGCGGTGAAGCCGTCGCTGCTGATCCTGGACTCGGTGCAGACCGTGGCCTCGCCGGAGATCGAGGGCGCGCCGGGCGGGATGGCGCAGGTCCGCGAGGTGGCGGGGGCGCTGATCCGGGCCTCCAAGGAGCGCGGGATGTCCACGCTGCTCGTCGGCCATGTCACCAAGGAGGGCGCCATCGCCGGGCCCCGGCTCCTGGAGCATCTGGTGGACGTGGTGCTGTCGTTCGAGGGCGACCGCCATGCCCGGCTGCGCCTGGTGCGCGGCGTCAAGAACCGGTACGGGGCGACGGACGAGGTCGGCTGCTTCGAGCTGCACGACGAGGGCATCACGGGCCTCGCCGATCCGTCCGGCCTGTTCCTGACCCGGCGCGACGAGCCGGTGCCGGGTACCTGCCTGACCGTGACGCTGGAGGGCAAGCGGCCCCTGGTCGCGGAGGTGCAGGCGCTGACGGTGGACTCCCAGATCCCCTCCCCCCGGCGCACCACGTCGGGCCTGGAGACCTCGCGGGTGTCGATGATGCTCGCGGTCCTGGAGCAGCGGGGCCGGATCAGTTCGCTGGGCAAGCGGGACATCTACAGCGCGACGGTGGGCGGGGTGAAGCTCTCCGAGCCGGCCGCGGACCTGGCCATCGCGCTGGCGCTGGCGAGCGCGGCGAGCGACACACCGCTGCCGAAGAACCTGGTCGCGATCGGTGAGGTGGGGCTCGCGGGCGAGGTCAGACGGGTCACGGGGGTGCAGCGCCGGCTCGCCGAGGCGCACCGCCTGGGCTTCACGCACGCGCTGGTCCCGACCGATCCGGGCAAGGTCCCGGCCGGGATGCGGGTGACGGAGGTGGCCGACATGGGCGACGCGCTCAGGGCGCTCCCGCGCCGCTCCCGCGCACAGGCCCCGCAGGAGGACGGCGTACGCCGGTAG